A single genomic interval of Pyrus communis chromosome 5, drPyrComm1.1, whole genome shotgun sequence harbors:
- the LOC137733951 gene encoding 3-phosphoshikimate 1-carboxyvinyltransferase 2 isoform X2, with translation MAQVSKICSNGAQSINVFPNVSKPQIPKSSNLLTLKSHFLGSSNSLSLKLKYGSVGSFTVGKVRVDPLRIAASVAAAEKPSTVPEIVLQPIEEISGNIKLPGSKSLSNRILLIAALSEGTTVVDNLLDSDDIHYMLGALKTLGLNVEEDKVNKRAVVEGCGGRFPLSNESVDEVQLFLGNAGTAMRPLTAAVVAAGGHARYVLDGVPRMRERPIGDLVDGLKQLGADADCFLGTNCPPVRVIGKGGLPGGKVKLSGSISSQYLTALLMAAPLALADVEIEIIDKLISIPYVEMTLKLMERFGVSVEHSDSWDRFLIRGGQKSPGNAFVEGDASSASYFLAGAAVTGGTVTVEGCGTSSLQGDVKFAEVLEKMGAKVTWTENAVTVTGPQRLSSGGKQLKAVDVNMNKMPDVAMTLAVVALFADGPTAIRDVASWRVKETERMIAICTELRKLGATVEEGPDYCIITPPEKLNVTAIDTYDDHRMAMAFSLAACGDVPVTIKDPGCTRKTFPNYFEVLGRFTKH, from the exons atggcCCAAGTGAGCAAAATCTGCAGCAATGGAGCTCAAAGCATCAACGTTTTTCCCAATGTTTCCAAACCACAAATACCCAAATCCTCAAATTTGCTCACATTGAAGTCACATTTTCTGGGTTCATCAAATTCTTTGAGTTTGAAGCTGAAATATGGGTCTGTGGGCAGTTTTACGGTTGGTAAAGTCAGGGTCGATCCGCTTAGAATTGCAGCTTCAGTTGCCGCGGCAGAGAAGCCGTCGACAGTTCCGGAGATTGTGCTGCAACCCATCGAAGAAATCTCCGGCAACATAAAGTTGCCGGGTTCCAAGTCGTTGTCGAATCGGATTCTGCTTATTGCTGCTCTCTCTGAG GGAACAACTGTTGTTGACAACTTATTAGATAGTGATGATATTCATTATATGCTTGGTGCATTGAAAACCCTTGGGCTGAATGTTGAAGAGGACAAGGTAAACAAGCGAGCAGTCGTGGAGGGTTGTGGTGGTCGGTTTCCCTTGAGTAATGAATCAGTAGATGAAGTGCAACTATTCCTTGGAAATGCTGGAACAGCAATGCGGCCATTGACTGCTGCAGTTGTTGCTGCTGGTGGACATGCTAG GTATGTACTTGATGGGGTGCCTCGAATGAGGGAGAGACCAATCGGAGACTTGGTTGATGGTCTTAAGCAGCTTGGTGCGGATGCTGATTGTTTTCTTGGAACAAACTGCCCTCCTGTCCGTGTGATTGGAAAGGGAGGCCTTCCAGGGGGGAAG GTGAAGCTCTCTGGATCAATTAGTAGTCAGTACTTGACTGCTTTGCTTATGGCAGCTCCTTTGGCTCTTGCAGATGTTGAGATTGAGATCATTGATAAGTTAATTTCCATTCCGTATGTGGAAATGACTTTGAAGTTGATGGAACGCTTTGGGGTCTCAGTGGAACACAGTGATAGCTGGGATCGGTTTTTGATCCGAGGAGGTCAAAA GTCTCCTGGAAATGCATTTGTTGAAGGCGATGCTTCAAGTGCTAGTTACTTTCTAGCTGGTGCTGCTGTCACCGGTGGGACTGTCACTGTTGAAGGCTGTGGGACAAGCAGTTTACAG GGAGATGTAAAGTTTGCTGAAGTTCTTGAAAAGATGGGTGCTAAAGTTACCTGGACAGAGAATGCTGTTACAGTTACAGGACCTCAACGACTCTCTTCCGGAGGCAAACAGTTGAAAGCTGTTGATGTTAACATGAACAAAATGCCAGATGTTGCCATGACTCTTGCTGTAGTTGCTCTTTTTGCCGATGGTCCAACTGCCATAAGAGATG TGGCAAGCTGGAGAGTGAAGGAGACGGAAAGGATGATTGCCATTTGCACTGAACTAAGAAAG CTGGGAGCAACTGTTGAAGAAGGACCAGATTACTGCATAATCACACCGCCAGAAAAATTAAACGTGACAGCAATAGACACGTATGATGACCACCGAATGGCCATGGCTTTCTCTCTTGCTGCCTGTGGAGACGTTCCAGTTACCATCAAGGATCCTGGTTGTACACGAAAAACATTCCCCAATTACTTTGAAGTCCTTGGGAGGTTCACCAAGCATTGA
- the LOC137733951 gene encoding 3-phosphoshikimate 1-carboxyvinyltransferase 2 isoform X1: protein MAQVSKICSNGAQSINVFPNVSKPQIPKSSNLLTLKSHFLGSSNSLSLKLKYGSVGSFTVGKVRVDPLRIAASVAAAEKPSTVPEIVLQPIEEISGNIKLPGSKSLSNRILLIAALSEGTTVVDNLLDSDDIHYMLGALKTLGLNVEEDKVNKRAVVEGCGGRFPLSNESVDEVQLFLGNAGTAMRPLTAAVVAAGGHARYVLDGVPRMRERPIGDLVDGLKQLGADADCFLGTNCPPVRVIGKGGLPGGKVKLSGSISSQYLTALLMAAPLALADVEIEIIDKLISIPYVEMTLKLMERFGVSVEHSDSWDRFLIRGGQKYKSPGNAFVEGDASSASYFLAGAAVTGGTVTVEGCGTSSLQGDVKFAEVLEKMGAKVTWTENAVTVTGPQRLSSGGKQLKAVDVNMNKMPDVAMTLAVVALFADGPTAIRDVASWRVKETERMIAICTELRKLGATVEEGPDYCIITPPEKLNVTAIDTYDDHRMAMAFSLAACGDVPVTIKDPGCTRKTFPNYFEVLGRFTKH from the exons atggcCCAAGTGAGCAAAATCTGCAGCAATGGAGCTCAAAGCATCAACGTTTTTCCCAATGTTTCCAAACCACAAATACCCAAATCCTCAAATTTGCTCACATTGAAGTCACATTTTCTGGGTTCATCAAATTCTTTGAGTTTGAAGCTGAAATATGGGTCTGTGGGCAGTTTTACGGTTGGTAAAGTCAGGGTCGATCCGCTTAGAATTGCAGCTTCAGTTGCCGCGGCAGAGAAGCCGTCGACAGTTCCGGAGATTGTGCTGCAACCCATCGAAGAAATCTCCGGCAACATAAAGTTGCCGGGTTCCAAGTCGTTGTCGAATCGGATTCTGCTTATTGCTGCTCTCTCTGAG GGAACAACTGTTGTTGACAACTTATTAGATAGTGATGATATTCATTATATGCTTGGTGCATTGAAAACCCTTGGGCTGAATGTTGAAGAGGACAAGGTAAACAAGCGAGCAGTCGTGGAGGGTTGTGGTGGTCGGTTTCCCTTGAGTAATGAATCAGTAGATGAAGTGCAACTATTCCTTGGAAATGCTGGAACAGCAATGCGGCCATTGACTGCTGCAGTTGTTGCTGCTGGTGGACATGCTAG GTATGTACTTGATGGGGTGCCTCGAATGAGGGAGAGACCAATCGGAGACTTGGTTGATGGTCTTAAGCAGCTTGGTGCGGATGCTGATTGTTTTCTTGGAACAAACTGCCCTCCTGTCCGTGTGATTGGAAAGGGAGGCCTTCCAGGGGGGAAG GTGAAGCTCTCTGGATCAATTAGTAGTCAGTACTTGACTGCTTTGCTTATGGCAGCTCCTTTGGCTCTTGCAGATGTTGAGATTGAGATCATTGATAAGTTAATTTCCATTCCGTATGTGGAAATGACTTTGAAGTTGATGGAACGCTTTGGGGTCTCAGTGGAACACAGTGATAGCTGGGATCGGTTTTTGATCCGAGGAGGTCAAAAGTACAA GTCTCCTGGAAATGCATTTGTTGAAGGCGATGCTTCAAGTGCTAGTTACTTTCTAGCTGGTGCTGCTGTCACCGGTGGGACTGTCACTGTTGAAGGCTGTGGGACAAGCAGTTTACAG GGAGATGTAAAGTTTGCTGAAGTTCTTGAAAAGATGGGTGCTAAAGTTACCTGGACAGAGAATGCTGTTACAGTTACAGGACCTCAACGACTCTCTTCCGGAGGCAAACAGTTGAAAGCTGTTGATGTTAACATGAACAAAATGCCAGATGTTGCCATGACTCTTGCTGTAGTTGCTCTTTTTGCCGATGGTCCAACTGCCATAAGAGATG TGGCAAGCTGGAGAGTGAAGGAGACGGAAAGGATGATTGCCATTTGCACTGAACTAAGAAAG CTGGGAGCAACTGTTGAAGAAGGACCAGATTACTGCATAATCACACCGCCAGAAAAATTAAACGTGACAGCAATAGACACGTATGATGACCACCGAATGGCCATGGCTTTCTCTCTTGCTGCCTGTGGAGACGTTCCAGTTACCATCAAGGATCCTGGTTGTACACGAAAAACATTCCCCAATTACTTTGAAGTCCTTGGGAGGTTCACCAAGCATTGA
- the LOC137734127 gene encoding UDP-glucuronate 4-epimerase 3-like has protein sequence MSHLDNSPPTPGKFKMDKSPYIHRLRLHGSLAKLTFWSFVFLGLILIFFFRSPSSNSLPSDPSRRSLRTYNWGGPAWEKRVRSSAKVRSRHGISVLVTGAAGFVGTHVSAALKRRGDGVLGLDCFNDYYDPSLKRARQALLERSGVFIVEGDINDAPLLSKLFEVVAFTHVMHLAAQAGVRYAMENPGSYVHSNIAGLVNLLEVCKNANPQPAIVWASSSSVYGLNTKVPFSERDRTDQPASLYAATKKAGEEIAHTYNHIHGLSLTGLRFFTVYGPWGRPDMAYFFFTRDILKGKTIPIFEGANHRTVARDFTYIDDIVKGCLASLDTAEKSTGSGGKKKGPAQLRVFNLGNTSPVPVTDLVTILERLLKVKAKRKITKLPRNGDVQFTHANISLAQRELGYKPTTDLQTGLKKFVRWYLSYYSGGKKASG, from the coding sequence ATGTCCCACCTTGACAACAGTCCGCCGACGCCTGGCAAGTTCAAGATGGACAAGTCGCCCTACATTCACCGCCTCCGCTTGCACGGCTCTCTCGCCAAGCTCACATTCTGGTCCTTTGTTTTCCTCGGCTTGATCTTGATCTTCTTCTTTCGCTCGCCATCCTCCAATTCTCTGCCGTCCGATCCCTCGCGCCGCTCTCTCAGAACCTACAATTGGGGCGGACCCGCCTGGGAAAAACGGGTCAGGTCCTCCGCCAAAGTCCGGTCCCGCCACGGAATCTCCGTCCTCGTCACCGGTGCTGCTGGCTTCGTCGGGACCCACGTGTCGGCGGCGCTCAAACGCCGCGGTGATGGGGTCCTTGGTCTGGACTGCTTCAATGACTACTACGACCCTTCGTTGAAGAGGGCTCGGCAGGCGCTTTTGGAGCGGAGTGGGGTGTTCATTGTGGAAGGCGACAtaaacgacgcccctttgctgaGCAAGCTCTTCGAGGTGGTGGCGTTCACCCATGTGATGCATTTGGCTGCCCAAGCTGGTGTGAGGTATGCCATGGAAAACCCAGGCTCATATGTTCATAGTAATATAGCTGGTCTTGTTAATCTTCTTGAAGTTTGTAAAAATGCAAATCCACAACCTGCAATTGTTTGGGCAAGTTCTAGTTCTGTTTATGGATTAAATACTAAGGTACCCTTTTCGGAAAGAGACCGGACTGACCAGCCGGCTAGTCTTTATGCCGCCACGAAGAAAGCCGGTGAGGAAATTGCACACACTTACAACCATATCCATGGCCTTTCCCTTACCGGGTTACGGTTCTTTACTGTTTATGGCCCGTGGGGAAGGCCTGATATGGCGTACTTCTTTTTCACAAGGGATATATTGAAGGGTAAGACCATTCCAATCTTTGAGGGGGCTAATCATAGAACGGTTGCAAGGGATTTTACCTACATTGATGATATTGTGAAGGGATGCTTGGCATCATTAGATACCGCCGAGAAGAGTACTGGGAGTGGGGGAAAGAAGAAGGGGCCTGCCCAATTGCGGGTTTTCAATTTGGGCAATACATCGCCTGTTCCAGTTACGGATCTTGTGACCATTTTGGAGAGACTTTTGAAGGTGAAGGCTAAGAGAAAGATAACAAAGTTGCCACGTAATGGGGATGTTCAGTTTACACACGCAAACATCAGTTTGGCTCAGAGGGAACTTGGATATAAGCCCACAACGGATCTGCAGACAGGGCTGAAGAAATTTGTACGGTGGTACCTCAGTTACTATTCTGGTGGGAAGAAAGCCTCTGGATGA